GTGAAATATTACTGTTCAAAATACCTGTCCGCTATTActctagaccagatggctcctaCGCTGATTcttttactatagttaggcctttAAAAGGCACACGATCGAGGAAAATGTTTGCTGTTGGTAGTTTAtactattttaataaattattattacgGATAAAATAATGATATGTATCACACATTTTCAGGGCAATAAAGAGAGATATTTCTCTGACGAGGACCAATATTCTGGCCAATAAAACAATGATAGCTGCTGAGGAGGAGATGGTCAACAACTTACACTTGAGAATGGAACAAGCCGCCCCCATGACACACAGCTCTGCCTTACCTCAGACTCAAGTTGGACCAGTCCCACATAACCATAGCCCGAGTAACACCATGACAATCCCCAGACCAAATCTGGCAATCTATAATAAAAATGGCTGGCACGAATCATATGCAGATCGCAGTTTCTATGACAACCAGACTGATATTTACCCTGAATCAAATACTACTACACGCAGCACAGGACCTTTCATTGTGGACTCCCCAAAACACGCGCGAGTTCATTCCAATGGAGGTCAATCAACCATGACCCACAGTAACCAGAATGGAGGCGTGGGTATCGTTGCTCCATACACTATCAACACAATGAACAGGAACGGTCCATACATAGTGGACGGCCACACCAATGAAGCATACATCGGGCGTGGCGTATCGGAGCCCCACAGAGTAGGTGGTATTTATGCAAATGAGACTCACGAATGGCACCCAGAATGCTTAAGTGACAATGAGCCAGATCTTGTCATGTTTTAAAGTAAACTTAATTTAcattttccactcaataacttttaCTCAAGCGCACGTGTATGGTatgtgcatgttttttttttaaagtttgaatgagattgattttttaattcatttattttatgacgCAGAACTGTCTCAATTCAATTATAAATTGTGTATGTTACAACGGCATCCGCCCAGTGATTGACAGTTCGGGATGAGTGAAGAGGTGCGGTACAAAAAGGTCAAAAAGATATTCATGTGTCGCTTATTTTATTATTAGCCTGTAGCAGTACTTAACAAACGGGACTCGTTAAGTTGTCATTAATTGCTATCTTTTAAGGTTCCTCCTACTTGAATGAATTAAAACTGGCCCATGTATTAATTAGCTTCCTTTGATTATATCTAATTTTGTTCAAGGTTTTGATATTGTCGTGTTTTGTTCTGttaattattacaattatatgCGGTTGTGATAATAGAATGTTTGTATGTGTGTTTCTATTATTTTCCATGCTTGTTATATTTCGTACATTTTCTACTTATTATAAATGCCAGCTGTCAATCTTTGGAACTGATATATACACTGTTTGGTCTTCATACGTGCAGtgtttgagccgcgccatgagaaaaccaacatagaggctttgagacaagcatggatccagactagcctgcgcatttgtgcaatctggtcaggatccatgctgttcgctaacggtttatctAACTGGAATACAAtgtagtctttgaaagcgaacagcatggatcctgatcagactgcgcgaatgcgcagaggttggatccatgctggttgcaaacgcactatgttggtgttctcatggcgcggctcatttatttcatttttttagctgGCAATTAAGGCAAAGATATTATATTGGTCATGATAAGTTACTTATGCCATCAAGATCGATCTTAAGGCAGTGGTCCCGCAATGGCCATCAGCATGCCGTATTCTTCCTATGCaacttcggcattttccgttctTTTACGGAAAGTCACGCTTGCGTTGGGGCTATATTGACGTCCGAAGAAagcaatattgtacatgtatatacatttatatgaTGGTCAATGAGGCAGTTTGAGTGAAGCTTTATTTGCTTGACTGCACATATGACGtactgataaatatttttttgttcttttgtatgtAAACAGTTTGACTGGTATAATAtagtaataaaaagaaatagacTATGTAGTTGTCTTTCAACtacctgtgaaaaaaaaaacaaaaacgatttGAATTGTTGCGATTCGGTATGTCACCTAGGTGTGTGGTTTTTTTCATGCATCGACTAAAATTTTCAAAGATGTAAACTCTCACCTTAAaataaagtgaaatattttttacagattcACAACTTCTCACGTGAGTTCTCGAATAATTTAAACGTTTTCATCACCACAATTTAAGTTTATACctcatttattttagctcgatcgTGTTTAAAGCTTTCAAGCTTACTTGAACCACTCTCTTGTCCACttcttagaaaaagaaaaaaaacaaaaaaaaaaaaaaaaacagtactggtgtcatatgagaaggcttGGCCGTGACCGCGTTTGGACTCAAATGCATTACCCGGGATGAACGGGTTGAGGGccaccatttttttgtttaacatcAATTTCGTGATtggataattaaaataaattgacaTTAGATCCTGTAACAGAAAATAATTTACATATGATTATCAAACAATTTATAATGGTGCGGAAATGTGTATATTACTTTCAACAGACATATGGTCAAATGCCAACTAGCTTTTGAAtttatttccaaaatatgacagggcaaagaatttattttgttttcgtcAAACTTTGGTTTCCTTTTAACATAATTTCCTCGTCTAATGgtgattttgttaatttttaaaactttgttgaggtcatagaataaataaaatgatagcaTTGCATAATTGACTTTATTGAcagttttatatgtttttttcaagtcatttgttttaaatatgtgcGAATTTTCAAAAGTGCAGTGTTAGTTATAAGTAAGATATTGACAAAGATATCAAGAGGGCGTTAGAAATTTCTTTAATccttaccccgctaaatttctgtaaagaacttgtcaatctttcaatttagCGTACCTTTAGCACCATTAGCTATAaaaagggggtgcttaccaaaaagatactgaatgaatggtgaacagtgcagatcgtgatcagattgcacaaatgtgcaggctgatcatgttctacactggtcgcaaaggcagaatcagtcgtgtccagcatgataagacttaagtgtattttaaatgtaacacTTTGTACTGGTCAGGCACACaaacatgttaatttcatgttcACATAGGTACTAAGAAATCCTTGTGCATATTTTCACATATGACTTTGGGCACTCTCTCATAAAACAATAACCAAGCAATATCGGAAGCTGagtgttttatatattaaactgtAATTGTATTCCGCACTTCAAAACACGAAAACTCTTCTGACAGGCAGACATAAACAGACAAGACCGACAGGCAGACACAGACAGACAAGACAGAGAGGCAGACATAGACAGACTAGACCGACAGGCAGACATAGACAGACTAGACCGACAGGCAGACATAAACAGACAAGACCGACAGGCAGACACAGACAGACAAGACAGAGAGGCAGACATAAACAGACAAGACCGACAGGCAGACACAGACAGACAAGACAGAGAGGCAGACATAGACAGACAAGACCGACAGGCAGACACAGACAGACAAGACAGAGAGGCAGACATAGACAGACAAGACCGACAGGCTGACATAAACAGACAAGACCGACAGGCAGACACAGACAGACAAGACAGAGAGGCAGACATAGACAGACTAGACCGACAGGAAGATATAGACAGACTAGACCGACAGGCAGATATAAACAGACAAGACCGACAGGCAGACACAGGCAGACAAGACAGGGAGGCAGACATAAACAGACAAGACCGACAGGCAGACACAGACAGACAAGACAGAGAGGCAGACATAGACAGACAAGACCGACAGGCAGACACAGACAGACAAGACAGAGAGGCAGACATAGACAGACAAGACCGACAGGCTGACATAAACAGACAAGACCGACAGGCAGACACAGACAGACAAGACAGAGAGGCAGACATAAACAGACAAGACCGACAGGCAGACACAGACAGACAAGACAGAGAGGCAGACATAGACAGACTAGACCGACAGGCAGACATAGACAGACTAGACCGACAGGCTGACATAGACGGACAAGACCGACAGGCAGACATAGACAGACAAGACAGAGAGGCAGACATAGGCAGACTAGACCGACAGGCAGACATAGACAGGCTAGACCGACAGGCAGACATAAACAGAAAAGACCGACAGGCAGACATAGGCAGACAAGACCGACAGGCAGACATAGACAGGCTAGACCGACAGGCAGACATAGACAGActagaccgacagacagacataaACAGACAAGACCGACAGGCAGACACAGACAGACAAGACAGAGAGGCAGACATAGACAGACTAGACCGACAGGCAGACATAGACAGACTAGACCGACAGGCTGACATAGACGGAcaagaccgacagacagacatagACAGACAAGACAGAGAGGCAGACATAGGCAGACTAGACCGACAGGCAGACAAAGACAGGCTAGACCGACAGGCAGACATAAACAGAAAAGAACGACAGGCAGACATAGACAGACTAGACCGACAGGCAGACATAGACAGACTAGACCGACAGGCTGACATAGACGGAcaagaccgacagacagacatagACAGACAAGACAGAGAGGCAGACATAGGCAGACTAGACCGACAGGCAGACATAGACAGGCTAGACCGACAGGCAGACATAAACAGAAAAGACCGACAGGCAGACACAGACAGACCAGACAGAGAGGCAGACATAGACAGACTAGACCGACAGGCAGACATAGACAGACTAGACCGACAGGCAGACATAAACAGAAAAGAACGACAGGCAGACATAGACAGACTAGACCGACAGGCAGACATAGACAGActagaccgacagacagacataaACAGACAAGACCGACAGGCAGACACAGACAGACAAGACAGAGAGGCAGACATAGACAGACTAGACCGACAGGCAGACATAGACAGACTAGACCGACAGGCTGACATAGACGGAcaagaccgacagacagacatagACAGACAAGACAGAGAGGCAGACATAGGCAGActagaccgacagacagacatagACAGGTTAGACCGACAGGCAGACATAAACAGGAAAGACCGACAGGCAGACATAGGCAGACAAGACCGACAGGCAGACATAGATAGAcaagacagacaggcagacataGACAGACAAGACAGACAGCAAGACATAAACAGGCTAGATCGGCAGGCAGACATAGGGAGACAGCAAGACATAGACAGGCTAGACCGACAGGCAGACATAGCCAGACATAGACAGGCTAGACCAACAGGCAGACATAGACAGAcaagacagacaggcagacataGACAGACTAGACCGACAGGCAGACAACATAGGCAGACTAGACCGACTGGCAGACATAGACAGACTAGACCGAGAGGCAGACATAGACATGCTTGATATACAGGCAGACATAGACTGGCTAGACCGACAGGAAGACGGCATAGGCAGACTAGACCGACAGGCAGACATAGACAGACTAGACCGACAGGCAGATATAGACAGACTAGACCGACAGACAGAAATAGACAGACTAGACCGACAGGCAGACATAGACAGACTAGACCGACAGGCAGACATAGATATGCTTGACCGACAGGCAGACATAGACAGACTAGACCGGCAGCCAGACATAGACATGCTTGACCGACAGGCAGACATAGACAGACAAGACAGACTGGCAGACATAGACAGACTAGACAGACATGCAGACATAGGCAGACTAGACCGACAGGCAGACATAGACAGACTAGACCGACAGGCAGACATAGACAGACTAGACCGACAGGCAGACATAGACAGACTAGACCGACAGGCGGACATAAACATGCTTGACCGACAGGCAGACATAGACAGACTAGATCGACAGGCAGACATAGAGATGCTTGACCGACAGGCAGACATAGACAGACAAGACAGACTGGCATACATAGACAGACTAGACAGACATGCAGACATAGGCAGACTAGACCGACAGGCAGACATAGACTGACTAGACCGACAGGCAGAGATAGACAGACTAGACCGACAGGCAGACATAGACAGActagacagacaggcagacataGACAGACTAGACCGACAGGCAGACATAGACGAACTAGACCGACAGGCAGACATAGGCAGACTAGACCGACAGGCAGACATAGACGAACTAGACCGACAGGCAGACATAAGCAGACTAGACCGACAGGCAGACATATACAGACACGAGTTTGTAATTCTTGTTTTTACGCTAAATGAAGAAGTGTAAAATGATAAGTTAAGAGtaaggtccatgtttcggagaaaaaagtttgaatatcaccaaattatagaaagaaaacattgtttacatgaaaattaaacagcatataaaacatgtatattattctgcAAAACCACTGTCAATgtactcatatatatatatatatatatatatatatatatatatatatatatatatatatatatatatatatatatatatatatatatatatatatatattgaatttcgGAAAGGGAATGCATGAAGGGGCGACACATCTGGatagttcagcgcctttaaaaactcaccatttttaaaaagctgataCATGGcttagttttgatgcatttgcaacaatctaccattaaacttaaacttaacataactaggtaaaacatcctTTCTGacaaatgttacatttatttctttacagatgGCATTCTTTTTCTAAAGGGTGACAACTCCTTTACTCCTTTAGATTATCTTATTTATCCAATTCTATGgaccagaacagtaaaacatgtattggacagataaattgtttgtcaagatttgtttattttagtaaTAACTTCTGCTGTTTTGTGatgtactgctaaaccttaatgacATTAAGAATTTGCTTATCAACTAAAAGTAGTTAGATAGGTCTGAACGCCGCTTGATTGCATTATTGTCGCACTAATATGGAACACCGATCTCATTTATACAACTTATATTTTCTGAGTTTATTATCATACCTATATTTTTACACCTGTTTCAAgccattttaactttttattacatatgaacACGAGTCTCATTTATACAACTAAAATaatcaaagtttatttatttaccaTACCTATATTTTACACCTGTTTCAACCCATTTTATCTTGTTATTACATATGAATACCAGTATCGTTTATACAACTAAAATaatcaaagtttatttatttaccaTACCTATATTTTACACCTGTTTCAAgccattttatcttgttattACATACGAACACCAGTATCGTTTATACAACTAAAATaatcaaagtttatttatttaccaTACCTACATTTTAcacctactgtgaaatcatttaaattcgctggcatgaaatttcgcgcaaacgtgaaaaagggactgtttcgcgcgggctttaattcgctcattttcaatttataaatgaaaaaataaattaaaaaataataatagtgcggtcttaaattcgcgcatcggttctagcgcgaaatacgcgaaaattcgccctacgtgaataaaaatgatttcaagcCATTTTGTTCTGTAtgtatcacacacacacacacacacacacacacacacacacacacacagagacacgCGGAAGTATTGAAGCAACAATATTGTAATCATGTCAGCATGAAATTAAATGCTTATGGTGACAATATGCACGAGGAAATTGCTTCTTTCACTGTTTGACAGCAGATATTGCAGAAAGTCAGTCATACGGTAACCTTACGACAGCTATAAATTATCTCACCATTAAAAGGCAATAAAGATGTTGCAACATATGTAAACAAgttataaaacatgttgtttatgaaaattttcaatGATCTAAGAGTGAAATACGTTTGCTTGAATTGTAACATTAACGCCGTCCAACGACTCAAGATAAATCTTTTCCgtgatttgtttacatttaataattatgttatttccggttttattgaattaaacattaaaatacatCAGTGGATTTGACAGAAACGCTTCCTAACGTTTTGTCTTGGGTCTCTAACATGAGTTGATTGGGGTAGGGAATGAGGGGGTAGGGACGACAGGGGTTGCTGAATGTAGATCAGCTGGTAGACCAGCTGGAAGAATCAACCAAAACCGGCATTTCAAGTCATACTACATATTACTCTCATTATCGGTCACACTTTACAATTTCCGTTGTATGATTACGTATTTGGCATTCTTCTGAAGTAATGTTGGTCAATACGAAGATAGCtttcgaataaaaaaaaaaaaacggagacTGTCGAAATCGCGCCGTGATGGATAAAACGTATTTTGCCGATCGTCATTACGAGGTTCACGACCTTATATCAAAAAGATCACATCAACACTACTGT
This DNA window, taken from Mercenaria mercenaria strain notata chromosome 19, MADL_Memer_1, whole genome shotgun sequence, encodes the following:
- the LOC128550955 gene encoding apical junction molecule-like, whose amino-acid sequence is MDKKEHKGHDHEDHVEVNPTIVVDEPKQDEDFYVPLQIAGILVAALFALLIACIFKTKRRKAIKRDISLTRTNILANKTMIAAEEEMVNNLHLRMEQAAPMTHSSALPQTQVGPVPHNHSPSNTMTIPRPNLAIYNKNGWHESYADRSFYDNQTDIYPESNTTTRSTGPFIVDSPKHARVHSNGGQSTMTHSNQNGGVGIVAPYTINTMNRNGPYIVDGHTNEAYIGRGVSEPHRADINRQDRQADTDRQDREADIDRLDRQADIDRLDRQADINRQDRQADTDRQDREADINRQDRQADTDRQDREADIDRQDRQADTDRQDREADIDRQDRQADINRQDRQADTDRQDREADIDRLDRQEDIDRLDRQADINRQDRQADTGRQDREADINRQDRQADTDRQDREADIDRQDRQADTDRQDREADIDRQDRQADINRQDRQADTDRQDREADINRQDRQADTDRQDREADIDRLDRQADIDRLDRQADIDGQDRQADIDRQDREADIGRLDRQADIDRLDRQADINRKDRQADIGRQDRQADIDRLDRQADIDRLDRQTDINRQDRQADTDRQDREADIDRLDRQADIDRLDRQADIDGQDRQTDIDRQDREADIGRLDRQADKDRLDRQADINRKERQADIDRLDRQADIDRLDRQADIDGQDRQTDIDRQDREADIGRLDRQADIDRLDRQADINRKDRQADTDRPDREADIDRLDRQADIDRLDRQADINRKERQADIDRLDRQADIDRLDRQTDINRQDRQADTDRQDREADIDRLDRQADIDRLDRQADIDGQDRQTDIDRQDREADIGRLDRQTDIDRLDRQADINRKDRQADIGRQDRQADIDRQDRQADIDRQDRQQDINRLDRQADIGRQQDIDRLDRQADIDRQDRQADIDRLDRQADNIGRLDRLADIDRLDREADIDMLDIQADIDWLDRQEDGIGRLDRQADIDRLDRQADIDRLDRQTEIDRLDRQADIDRLDRQADIDMLDRQADIDRLDRQPDIDMLDRQADIDRQDRLADIDRLDRHADIGRLDRQADIDRLDRQADIDRLDRQADIDRLDRQADINMLDRQADIDRLDRQADIEMLDRQADIDRQDRLAYIDRLDRHADIGRLDRQADID